The proteins below come from a single Anaerolineae bacterium genomic window:
- a CDS encoding carboxypeptidase-like regulatory domain-containing protein: MGNGQPINDAEAYGVRIVPVTVSPGSQLWRVTRVHHLTPQENGGRHHIFMDVLDENNRRIMGAKLRVTWQGGEQIVTVEKPLNEPGANFPMWRGQVCAVEAVGLPSDRVENLHTGHPDEAPGNTLFHHSFLVVFQRVTVPVTRAESVLAGRVRNGSGQTVLLMRDGTELARLLLGEDERFRFTGLAAGRYIVRVAGTNVASAPIALDGQNAVEIELTLPVIPGVIEGWVHRGAGRIVVALRGGSQEAGRATVARDESFRIEGLNPGTYVVAVEGTSVFSQPIVLTPGAVETLELTIPAEGETGARALLHYVLFGPAGTTGERTNFLLAAEYLARFRPAFGYSLTDASQAARVTIIGDGYEPSDEAVLLGAGCQVERISGGPDAVRTALAARIALGQP; this comes from the coding sequence ATGGGAAATGGACAGCCGATCAATGACGCCGAAGCGTATGGTGTGCGCATCGTCCCGGTGACGGTGAGCCCGGGAAGCCAGCTCTGGCGGGTAACACGAGTGCACCACCTGACGCCGCAGGAGAACGGCGGCCGGCATCACATCTTCATGGACGTGCTAGACGAGAACAACCGGCGCATCATGGGAGCTAAGCTCCGAGTCACCTGGCAGGGTGGTGAGCAGATCGTGACCGTGGAGAAGCCGCTCAACGAGCCAGGGGCAAACTTCCCCATGTGGCGGGGGCAGGTGTGTGCTGTAGAGGCCGTGGGGCTGCCCTCGGATCGCGTGGAGAACCTGCACACGGGGCATCCAGATGAGGCGCCGGGCAACACCCTGTTTCACCACTCGTTTCTGGTGGTGTTTCAGCGCGTCACCGTACCCGTCACGAGGGCGGAGAGCGTGCTGGCCGGGCGGGTGCGCAACGGATCCGGCCAAACGGTGCTGCTCATGCGAGACGGAACGGAGCTCGCGCGGCTTTTGCTGGGTGAGGACGAGCGCTTTCGCTTTACGGGATTGGCCGCTGGCCGGTATATAGTCCGAGTCGCCGGCACGAATGTCGCCTCGGCCCCCATAGCCCTCGATGGCCAGAACGCGGTCGAGATCGAGTTGACGCTGCCGGTGATCCCTGGTGTGATCGAGGGATGGGTGCATCGCGGGGCGGGACGCATTGTAGTGGCCCTGCGAGGTGGCTCTCAAGAGGCTGGGCGCGCGACGGTGGCTAGAGATGAATCGTTCCGCATCGAGGGCCTGAACCCAGGAACGTATGTTGTGGCCGTGGAAGGCACCTCAGTGTTCAGTCAGCCCATCGTGCTGACGCCCGGGGCCGTGGAGACGTTGGAGTTGACCATCCCTGCGGAGGGCGAAACGGGCGCGCGCGCCCTGTTGCACTATGTCCTGTTCGGCCCTGCAGGTACAACAGGAGAACGGACCAATTTCCTGCTGGCGGCTGAATATCTCGCCCGCTTTCGGCCGGCCTTCGGCTATTCACTGACAGACGCTTCTCAAGCCGCGCGCGTCACCATCATCGGCGACGGATACGAGCCATCCGATGAGGCAGTACTACTGGGAGCCGGCTGTCAGGTCGAACGGATCAGTGGCGGCCCAGATGCCGTGCGAACTGCCCTGGCTGCTCGCATTGCCCTCGGCCAGCCATGA